From Pyrenophora tritici-repentis strain M4 chromosome 1, whole genome shotgun sequence, the proteins below share one genomic window:
- a CDS encoding ALK1, Serine-threonine kinase haspin family has product MPPKIVYGKKRTGERPAYTKFLSPEKDVAHKVVGSQNVASITTNDWRDQLLTAAESTEQQKQKDDEISALEKGFEGLRVEQPRNSPIVRITKKQYNPLKTPATDGDTTKENAIPIYDALEESMRALEIKAPTEEDPAMLKKPRKPRKVLSDRNINVLNETHGQVQSVPKKKKEKKRIVPIAVDAAAEVPRNEETPIRPRSKQRRPQLPTPEPTPEPETIYSAYASPLLALSDRKRIVGFQDWLGELEPHFEITKIAEASFSEVYRLSATSSTNGVTEESVLKVVALKTPPEFPFPCQLHTRAVRDREAQMEKEMAQREEEDQWKSHVEDVVSEVRLLQNLTHIPGFTVFRDLTIVQGRPSTSFNDAWKEWNKSRPRGKKSEFPDPSKKASYDDNQLWAVVEMQDAGTDCEKMMENGGLSSIWEVWDVFWGVAISLGKAEEACRFEHRDLHLGNICVRSSHKDPALFQGDASEEYQYEIYRYMRGAALFDNPLQAETSHPQEVEEEEEPQIPITPRRSPRKNTHIRFDSIPDTLPETLRRSPRKHSERHPSSSSRNVTKVVDEHVWRQFHPKTNLVWLHFLLHKLLNHLSVSPDSLSTHQAPQEGEDVQKVKKKALRLQKVLKRVSELLCPVALGRREGLGSVKELVVLALEERWVRVGDVEG; this is encoded by the exons ATGCCACCAAAAATTGTATACGGAAAGAAGAGAACTGGCGAGCGACCTGCCTATACAAAGTTTCTGTCGCCCGAGAAGGATGTTGCGCACAAAGTCGTGGGGAGCCAAAATGTGGCTAGCATCACAACAAATGATTGGCGGGATCAGCTCTTGACGGCAGCAGAGTCAACAGAACAGCAGAAGCAGAAAGACGATGAGATCTCGGCGTTGGAGAAGGGGTTTGAGGGTTTACGAGTGGAGCAACCAAGGAATTCGCCAATAGTGCGCATCACAAAGAAACAATACAACCCGCTGAAAACGCCAGCTACCGATGGAGACACGACAAAAGAGAATGCGATTCCAATCTATGATGCTCTGGAGGAAAGCATGCGAGCTTTGGAGATCAAGGCTCCGACAGAGGAGGACCCCGCCATGCTAAAGAAGCCAAGAAAACCGCGTAAAGTTTTGAGCGATCGGAACATCAATGTTTTGAACGAGACGCATGGTCAGGTTCAGTCTGTTCCGAAGAAAAAGAAGGAGAAAAAGCGAATTGTCCCTATCGCAGTGGATGCAGCTGCCGAGGTCCCAAGAAACGAGGAAACACCAATACGTCCCAGATCGAAGCAACGAAGACCACAGTTACCCACCCCGGAACCAACGCCTGAGCCTGAAACCATTTACTCCGCCTATGCGTCTCCTCTCCTAGCTCTCAGCGATAGAAAGAGGATTGTGGGCTTCCAAGACTGGCTAGGCGAACTAGAACCGCATTTCGAAATCACAAAGATTGCAGAAGCGTCCTTTTCAGAGGTATACCGTCTATCCGCCACATCTTCCACGAACGGTGTCACAGAAGAATCAGTACTCAAAGTCGTGGCCCTGAAGACACCCCCAGAATTCCCCTTTCCATGCCAACTACACACCCGCGCGGTTCGCGATCGCGAAGCGCAGATGGAAAAGGAGATGGCGCAACGAGAAGAGGAGGACCAGTGGAAATCGCACGTCGAGGATGTAGTTTCAGAGGTTAGGCTCCTCCAGAACCTAACTCACATACCCGGTTTCACCGTTTTTCGCGACCTCACCATCGTCCAAGGTAGACCGTCAACGTCCTTCAACGACGCCTGGAAGGAGTGGAATAAATCTCGCCCTCGCGGCAAGAAAAGCGAGTTTCCGGACCCCAGCAAAAAGGCGAGCTACGACGATAACCAACTCTGGGCTGTCGTTGAAATGCAAGATGCGGGCACTGATTGCGAGAAGATGATGGAAAACGGTGGGTTGAGCTCGATATGGGAGGTCTGGGACGTATTTTGGGGTGTAGCAATTAGCCTAGGCAAAGCAGAAGAAGCATGTCGGTTCGAACATCGCGACCTCCATCTCGGCAACATCTGCGTGCGGTCCTCAC ACAAGGATCCTGCGCTCTTCCAGGGCGATGCGAGTGAAGAGTATCAATACGAGATTTACCGGTATATGCGCGGCGCGGCTTTATTCGATAACCCGCTACAAGCTGAAACATCACATCCACAAGAAGtcgaggaagaagaagaaccACAGATCCCAATAACGCCACGTCGCTCACCGAGGAAAAACACACATATCCGCTTTGATTCCATCCCCGACACTTTACCCGAGACACTCCGCCGTTCACCGAGAAAACACTCCGAGCGCCACCCCTCATCGTCCAGCCGAAACGTGACAAAAGTTGTAGACGAACATGTCTGGAGACAATTCCATCCTAAAACAAACTTAGTATGGTTGCACTTTCTCTTGCATAAACTGCTCAACCACCTGTCCGTCTCGCCGGATAGCTTGTCGACGCATCAGGCGCCTCAGGAGGGCGAGGACGTACAGAAGGTAAAGAAGAAGGCGCTTAGGTTACAAAAGGTGTTGAAGCGGGTGAGCGAGTTGCTTTGTCCGGTTGCGCTGGGTAGGAGGGAGGGCTTGGGTAGTGTCAAGGAGTTGGTTGTGTTGGCGTTGGAGGAGAGgtgggttagggttggggATGTTGAGGGGTGA
- a CDS encoding CheY, CheY receiver has translation MLHRKIWVKRPNASATLVQIREDDLVDDVREMILRKYANSLGRSFDSPDVTLRIVPRDAQRGGERTLGPEEDMCRTLDLYFPGGQTVTEALIIDVPQRRTPKPSPRVPMYYAHHEDGLHQQTEYFPPMPVIAPSPATLGSSQQHDARMPLPHASHSIAVLNTGQLPALPSPGGTRRGPLHAHRPKYPRTHTASPTTLGGGIPSSATSARPPNRPRHDSTASDAKNSAASNNPIPTPPATADLITHQPALHESTPPTPRISSPQPKKKRKKAPLDAPSLPAGLLDGSVPPINVLIVEDNIINLRVLGAFMQRLKVRWQRAMNGKEAVTKWKAGGFHLVLMDIQLPVMNGLEATKEIRRLERVNSIGVFSSGSSEAPNNRLGQDAKGKDELVADDRLGDKGMFKSPVIIVALTASSLQSDRHEALAAGCNDFLTKPVNFVWLERKVKEWGCMQALIDFDGWRKWKDFADKSENNDTTSKLSGSYASIAPNKKPVTPSPTLSAAPPDTNGTSKDAEAERKSKRKSLVPPPMLQEEAETPPVESGSGDE, from the exons ATGTTGCACCGTAAGATTTGGGTCAAGCGGCCCAATGCCTCGGCCACGCTCGTGCAGATCCGTGAGGACGACCTTGTCGACGATGTGCGTGAGATGATTCTCCGAAAGTATGCAAACTCCCTGGGCCGGAGCTTCGACTCGCCCGACGTCACTCTGCGCATTGTGCCGCGCGACGCGCAACGTGGAGGGGAGCGCACCCTGGGGCCTGAGGAGGACATGTGCAGGACACTCGACCTCTACTTCCCTGGTGGTCAGACTGTCACAGAGGCTCTTATCATCGACGTGCCCCAACGAAGGACGCCAAAACCATCACCGCGCGTCCCAATGTACTATGCGCACCACGAGGATGGCTTACATCAACAGACGGAATACTTTCCACCCATGCCTGTTATCGCGCCCTCCCCAGCTACCCTGGGCTCAAGCCAGCAGCACGACGCCCGCATGCCCCTCCCCCACGCTTCGCACTCTATCGCTGTGCTCAACACCGGACAGCTGCCTGCCCTGCCTTCACCTGGAGGCACAAGACGGGGACCACTCCATGCACATCGGCCGAAATACCCTAGGACCCATACTGCCTCGCCCACTACCCTCGGCGGCGGCATTCCCTCCTCCGCCACGTCCGCCCGTCCCCCTAACCGTCCGCGCCATGACTCCACGGCATCTGACGCGAAGAACTCGGCTGCCTCGAATAACCCGATACCCACACCTCCCGCCACTGCCGACCTCATCACACACCAGCCAGCCCTCCATGAGTCAACTCCGCCGACCCCGCGTATCTCGTCGCCTCAgccgaagaagaagcgcaagaaGGCTCCACTCGACGCACCCAGCTTGCCTGCTGGATTGCTCGATGGGtcagtaccacctatcaaCGTGCTCATTGTGGAGGACAACATTATCAACCTGCGAGTTTTGGGGGCTTTTATGCAGCGTCTCAAAGTCCGCTGGCAGCGTGCAATGAACGGAAAGGAGGCCGTGACGAAGTGGAAGGCTGGTGGTTTCCACTTGGTACTCATGGACATTCAGCTGCCCGTCATGAACGGTCTCGAGGCAACAAAGGAAATTAGGAGATTGGAGCGTGTCAACAGTATCGGCGTCTTCAGCAGTGGGAGCAGCGAAGCGCCAAACAACAGACTCGGCCAGGATGCCAAGGGGAAAGACGAGCTAGTTGCGGACGACCGGCTTGGTGACAAGGGTATGTTCAAGAGCCCTGTCATTATTGTCGCCCTCACTGCCAGTTCGCTGCAAAGTGATAGGCATGAGGCGTTGGCGGCTGGCTGCAACGATTTCTTGACAAAG CCCGTCAACTTCGTCTGGCTCGAGCGCAAAGTCAAAGAATGGGGATGCATGCAAGCCCTGATCGATTTCGACGGCTGGCGCAAGTGGAAAGATTTCGCCGACAAGTCTGAGAACAATGATACCACATCGAAGCTTTCCGGCAGCTATGCGAGCATCGCCCCAAACAAGAAGCCCGTCACCCCAAGTCCAACACTTTCGGCCGCTCCACCGGATACAAATGGTACGAGCAAGGATGCGGAAGCTGAAAGGAAAAGTAAGCGCAAGAGTCTCGTCCCGCCTCCGATGCTGCAGGAAGAGGCCGAGACACCGCCAGTTGAAAGCGGAAGCGGAGATGAGTAA